One Fusarium oxysporum f. sp. lycopersici 4287 chromosome 8, whole genome shotgun sequence genomic region harbors:
- a CDS encoding hypothetical protein (At least one base has a quality score < 10): MSSHLDAEILVQASNSTGKYIVLNLSTITSFFLSKACSISVGHGCQPLFDQPSKDDHPAIISQGASHDGIQPDESASFDGISPFQQLSAPPSPAKPKRMGHSYVNHQPSPFT; the protein is encoded by the coding sequence ATGTCATCACATTTGGATGCAGAGATACTCGTGCAAGCAAGTAACTCAACTGGGAAATACATTGTGCTTAACCTGAGCACAATAACGAGTTTCTTTCTCTCAAAGGCTTGTTCCATATCAGTAGGACATGGATGTCAGCCATTATTCGACCAACCAAGTAAAGACGACCATCCAGCCATCATTTCTCAAGGTGCTTCTCATGACGGCATTCAGCCGGACGAGAGCGCTTCATTCGATGGCATATCGCCTTTCCAACAACTTTCAGCTCCCCCCTCTCCAGCCAAGCCTAAGCGAATGGGTCATTCTTATGTCAATCATCAACCGTCACCATTCACTTAG
- a CDS encoding hypothetical protein (At least one base has a quality score < 10), which translates to MKILHAIAGFAATAQAFTPASNIFGDNDNADTNAPHKIPTVHESVVMARRILALTKLATLSTVFPSGRSNIEPETDSNGLEGVPIGMMDYVADCEDEGNPTILEIKIATTFRNVRAGSNLTLSMNWVPPYPPAKRISLLSRLSAYIPFLSSYDYNSRSEESLSVPDTVPYSAANLPRFALFGYLEPIETTPVSALKLAACFTRKHQDAKYWLPGNVIHESGWARLVVTKIYWVGGFGDRARIGWLPVDEWKSVTRDEWESIKLPGEERGWSEWSVNAAEL; encoded by the coding sequence ATGAAGATCTTGCATGCCATAGCAGGCTTTGCTGCCACGGCGCAGGCTTTCACGCCGGCGTCCAATATCTTTGGCGACAACGATAACGCTGATACAAACGCTCCTCATAAGATCCCAACGGTCCACGAGTCCGTTGTCATGGCGCGCCGCATCCTTGCTCTTACCAAGCTTGCGACACTCTCGACCGTCTTCCCTTCTGGACGATCTAATATAGAACCCGAGACCGACAGTAATGGACTTGAGGGCGTCCCTATCGGAATGATGGATTATGTGGCGGACTGTGAGGATGAAGGTAACCCTACCATTctcgagatcaagatcgCAACAACGTTCAGGAACGTTCGGGCTGGATCAAACCTTACCCTCTCCATGAACTGGGTTCCACCCTATCCGCCCGCTAAGCGTATCTCCCTTCTTTCAAGACTCTCGGCATATATCCCCTTCCTCTCCAGTTACGATTACAACAGCCGTTCGGAGGAGTCGCTCTCCGTGCCGGACACTGTCCCTTACTCTGCGGCCAACTTGCCACGTTTTGCCCTCTTTGGGTATCTTGAGCCCATCGAGACCACACCGGTATCAGCACTGAAGCTTGCGGCCTGCTTCACACGCAAGCACCAGGACGCCAAGTACTGGTTGCCTGGCAATGTAATCCATGAGAGCGGTTGGGCGCGTCTGGTTGTAACCAAGATCTACTGGGTTGGCGGCTTCGGCGACCGTGCCCGAATCGGCTGGCTGCCCGTTGATGAGTGGAAGAGCGTTACCAGAGATGAATGGGAGAGCATCAAGCTTCCCGGTGAGGAGAGAGGTTGGAGCGAGTGGTCAGTTAATGCTGCAGAGCTGTAA